A portion of the Maylandia zebra isolate NMK-2024a linkage group LG9, Mzebra_GT3a, whole genome shotgun sequence genome contains these proteins:
- the eloca gene encoding elongin C paralog a has product MDGEERTYGGCEGPDAMYVKLISSDGHEFIVKREHALTSGTIKAMLSGPGQFAENETNEVNFREIPSHVLSKVCMYFTYKVRYTNSSTEIPEFPIAPEIALELLMAANFLDC; this is encoded by the exons ATGG ATGGTGAAGAGAGAACCTATGGTGGCTGCGAAGGGCCAGATGCCATGTATGTGAAGCTCATCTCGTCAGATGGCCacgagttcattgtgaaacgaGAACATGCCTTGACATCTGGGACTATCAAAGCCATGTTAAGCGGGCCAG GACAATTTGCTGAGAATGAAACCAACGAAGTGAATTTCAGAGAGATTCCATCTCATGTCCTCTCCAAGGTCTGCATGTATTTCACCTACAAGGTCCGTTACACCAACAGCTCCACAGAAATACCCGAATTCCCCATCGCGCCGGAGATCGCACTGGAACTACTCATGGCTGCTAACTTTTTGGATTGCTAA